Within Porites lutea chromosome 2, jaPorLute2.1, whole genome shotgun sequence, the genomic segment TGAACTAGCTGAGTAAAATGAAAGAGCCACAAATAAAAATATCATCACCGAATGGATCTATAAGGGCTGATGAAGAAGACGTATACCAGGCAAAACACAAAGAATcgaaaaaattaaagtaatagCCCAAAAAAGAGGCCTTTTCGAAAAGGAAGCTTATTTCAATAATCTCTCCGTATCTTTAGTCCATTGAATACGGTGGAATTTTCTAGCAGGGGTTTTAGCTAAAATATAACAACTGAAATGGCATTAACTTCAAAGGAACGCAAGCGAATATTTCGCAGGACGTAGGATCTCAAGGAAATCTGATAAGCAAAAATATACTAAGAGAACATAaatctgcaaagctgatcgtgCTAAGTTGATATAAACTTTAGAGGACATTAACACGACACCGATAAAAACCTAAACAGGGCAGGCTTGTAGCTAATAACCACCACGAACACTTCCAGTTACTTAGTCTTTCACGGTTCGCGCATTAAGTTATAGTATAGCAATGATCAGtagtcaaccaatcaaacaaTCCGTGATCGTTTATTCAGTTTTAGGGAGTGTTTCGTTTATCCCACTCTCCCTCCCTCCACCCATACATCCATCTAttcctttcttccttctttccttccttcctgtACTCCTTCCCTtattcattcatccatccatccatccatccatccatacattcattcattcattcattcattcattcatccatccatccatccatccatccatccatccatccatccattcattcattcattcattcattcattcattcattcattcattcattcattcattcattcattcattcattcattcattcattcattcattcattcattcattcattcattcatccatccatcaatccatccatccattcattcatccatccatacatccttccatccatccatccatccatccattcattcattcattcattcattcattcattcattcattcattcattcattcattcattcactcattcattttttcattcattcattcattcattccttcATTCCTTCATTCCTTCATTCCTTCAGTCCTTCAttccttcattcattcattcattcattcattcattcattcattcattcattcattcattttttcattcattcattcattcattcattcattcattcattcattcattcgttcgttcgttcgttcgttcgttcgttcgttcgttcgttcgttcgttcgttcgttcattcattcgttcgttcGTCCAGTTCTAATCCTTTACCAACTGGTGTTTAATTCTTCATTTCTTCACTCCGTTTTTTTTATCCGTTTCAACGTTCGTGTCATTAAATTTTCACCGTCTACTCTCAAAGCTTAGTATGATTTAAATATATAAAGAGAGTTAATGTAATTATGTTATGCAGTTGGGCAATACAAACAACTTATTAACCTCGTCCGGCGTTCAGTACTTACtgggaaatctcagaccgaggACTTGATATATTGACCGGAGCGATAGCTAGGTGAATACATTAAGGCCGAGGCTGTGATTTCTCTCTAGTTACCAAACGGACGACTTACCCCTCGTTTATTTATTCACCATCAAATCAAATTTGACATTGATGAGGGATGACCTtaagaaaagtgatggggggggggggggggggattgagGTAGTGTGATTTTGAGagacttaaatagttttttctcTAATGATTTGTCAATATTATTGTGGTATAATTTGAACAGGGGATTATTTATTAAGACAAACATTACGTTGTACGGAAAAACATTAACCCTTTGAACTGTAGTACCATTTATGCAGCTCTCAATTGTTTTATACTATTACAATAAATGAATTTTCTGATTCCCTATGCAAATCTATGTCTCGATCTTCAGTGTATCTTGGACATTTCTTAGAGCAAACTAAGTGGTATTAGACATTTTTGAGGTTCAATGGTCTTGCAAATTTCTGCAGTCAAATCGTTGCCTCAAATATTTTGGAGGGCCGGAAGGGTCTCAAAAATATCTGCCCCAGTAAGGGCCTCAGAAATTTCTGCGGCAGTAAGGGCCtcagaaatttctaaagcagAAAGGGTCTCAAAAATTTCTGCGGCAGTAAGGGCCTCAGAAATTTATATGTTCTAATCGTCCCAGAAATTTTTGTGGATCGTTGTCCCAGAAATTTTGCTGGACCGTTGTCCCAGAAATTTCTGTGAATCCTtgtttcagaaatttctgcCGATGAGTTGTTGTCTCAGAAATTTCTGCCGGATGAGTCGTTGTCTGACTTGTCTCAGAAATTTCTGCGGGTGAGTCGTTGTCAAAGAAATTTCTGTGGCTCATGGAAACTGTATTTTCTGAGTTGCGTTTTTGCTAATGTTCTCCAGACTTCTGAGACCacagtaataaaataaataaaatgcttATGGGCAAGAAACatataatttttgaaatattttgacgTAGGAAATACAGTCCTGGAAAGGATTCCAAGAAACTGACTCAAATTTACCAGATGGTAAAATTGTCTTTTTGCCAAGTTTAACAGCGTCTTTGCTGAATTTAGCCGAGGACTCTCCAGAGACGTATTTATGGACGAAATGGAGCAAATAGACTGAATTCTTGATGCAATAATTTGATACTTTTTTAGGAACAAAAATCAGCTCTTTTGGGTGCATCTTTTCTAAGCCAACAAACATTTGTCGAAAAGTTAGTAACAATAGTCAAATCTTTCCAATTTTGCTCctacaaattggaacaaaatgAGCAAATAATTGCATATTTTtccgaaatcaacattttagaATATCCCACCTTATTTTAGAACGTGTTTAATGtttaacttttaaaatgaaGCCTTTTAACAGTAAGATAGACAAGGGATAAAAATTCATGTTGAGGATGGTTTTTGTGTTTATGTAGGTCCTAAAGGGGTTAAGGGTACTCAGGGTGCTAAAGGCGATAAAGGACAAGCTGCCGGTTCTGGGGTGAAGTACGTTCGCTGGGGAAAGACTTCATGCCCTAATGGTGCCCAGATTGTCTATAAAGGTACAAAAAGGCGATGACTTACCCTTCATTTAATTCACATTCACGGATTTATTTAGAGCTGATCTATTTGAATATTTCTCGATTTTCATCCTTTCATAATCTTCGTATCATCTCAACGAAACCTTGAGATCCTTTACTTCCCTACTTGTTAGGTTACATGGGTGGTGATTACTACACTCACACCGGAGGGGGCACCAACCATCTTTGCCTTCCAAAAGTTCCAAAGTACGATCAGTATAAAGATGGTTATCAGGACCACGGAGGTTTCGTCTTTGGCACTGAGTATAAACTGTCGTTTAAGAAAAATCTCCATAACCATGATGCACCTTGTGCCGTCTGCTATGTCGAGTCATGTGGTTCAATGCCGATGATGCTCGCTCGGAATGACCGTCCATCTGGATGGAGCAAGGAGTATCATGGGTATCTGGTGACTGAACATTATAaccacaaaaaacaaaaaaaactacatcAGTGTCGACAGAGACGCTACGTCTATTCCCAGCAGCAGCGCGAACGCAAATGGAGCATTGTTGTACCTTGTAGAAGGAAAGTGTGGCCAACTACCATGAGGTCCGTTTCGTTTCAGGTCGAGAGTTGACTTGCGCTGTGTGTAGTAAGTGACGGAGAAGACTGTCCTTTCTAAACTGTGGGTTTTGACGGGCGACAAATCTGTGATTTTTAAAAACGAactgtattaattttaaaactagTTCAGAAAGTGTTAGTTCACATTGTGCAGCTCATATATAGCAATTGAAAAGTAGTGTAGCTTGCTAGCacctaaaaataaaagtgaCGTCAAATAATTCGGAAAAACTTCctaattattcttttttaatcagGGCCTTTTTATTTCCCACGAACGAGTAAATAATATCGGTAAATCCacataacaagaaaaaaaatgttactctCTCTAGCTACGTAAATACACGTCATCATAAAGATCTGTTGGCAAATAATTAACACAAAATAAATGAcgcgtgaattttttttccagtcatGACTTTCACAGTCACATTTCAATACCGGCGTAGCTAACAAGCTCACTTAATAGACTTGTGTCGTCTGCATTTTCAAACGTCAACAACCTCCTTTCCGGAGAGGACCCTCAGTCTCGCGAATCGTGTCTGATTGCACGTTGATTTTGTTAAGCGATGGCTGACATGGAATCAGAGATCGAATAAGAAAAAATGTAGTTAGCGCAGCTTAGCTAAATTCAATGTAGGAGACACTGTTTTTTGACAAGATAAATAAGCTTTAGCGTACGTTTTATCTGCGTGAATATATACGATCCAAGCACTTTTTGAAATAGCCTATTATTCGGCCACCAAATAACTCAGAATCTATGTACGCGGCATGATTTGATTGAGACAATGGCGTCATTGAAGTCATTGAGACATCGTGTAGTTAAATTGAACGGATGGATGCTTACGATTTCTGCAGATAATATAATTTTGATCAAGATCTTATTGCCATTTCCCCTAATTTTCGCTATTTTTTTGCATCCCGGTTCCCATTGGATTAATGAAATGAGTTTATTACGTTTGTTACTTTTTGCTAAAAACTCTTCTTCCTGTTGGCAGAGCATGCATCGGTTCTGTTAAGGTAGGGGCTTAAATTTAccccggtctgaatagggttgCGCCTTCtgaaattttgctttaattttcacaaaccaaaaaataaagaaaataaaaaaacaaaactgagcaAAGTAAATTAATTTGGACGCCTTTGATACGCTTTGTGTTTACTTACAATAGTTGAGTTTCTTGATAGTGACTAAGCATAAAAAATAGgccaatatatatatttttttatttattttttaatttctattttttgatGTTTTGAAATACCATAAAGacccttttttcttctttgttttaattttatttttctgttactATGAATGACGGTTCGTGACTGTGTATCAGTGACCTGCCATAGCGCTAGTTTTCCCGGGAGTACACGGGTTTGTAAACACTGCATGAAGGCTTCAATTCTTTTTTCGCTGTCacttaccttcacttttcccaACAAGAAAACTATTGTTTCTCCCTCCCTCCAGGAGATCCTGGTGAAACTCTCCTCGGAGCGAGAGTGAGAACCAATTgccgaaagaaaaaaaaaaaaaaaagaaacaggaaGGAGGGATGGGTCGAGGTCCTGATAAAACTTCAATGCAACAAATTTTATCAGGTGTAAAGTTTAAGATAATCGGCTCTTAGAACTGATTACTCATGCTCAAGACTCCTTGTTTAATCAAAGCCAATTCGTTACGTTACTATGCCAAACAAATTAACTCTTTGGATAAAGCTGTATTAACACAAGATTCAAAAGGTCTTAGTTATAATTGGTCTCTAAAATAAGTTTACTTTATGCTCCATGAACGACGAAAACAACTCGAGGTGTTTTTCAAGTGTAGCTGCCGGGTAATTAGAAGCCTCGtggttttttttcagttttatacACTGAACGGAGAAGACGTGAGACCtaatttttcttcgttttccaATAAGAGACCATCAGGTAAGCGATTCAGACAGAGATGATTGTCCACCTAGATTAAGCATTTAAACTTCACGAGATTTGCTTTATTattcgcgaaaaaaaaatacgaTCCTTGGCTTTGATGACAAAGAACCACTCTGTGTGACAGTATAGCAATAGAATCAGTTTCTTTTATCGAATGATTCGTTCAGCTTAAACCCTTAAGTTTGCAAAGCCAcaattcctttcttttttttttttcttatatcaTCACTGATAATAGATGAAATAGGTACACTGAGCtgtttcaaaaaagaaaagggcTGGGGAGAGATCAATCTGAGTGATTATGTAACTCTGTAGTTCTCGTCAGATGAAGTAGTTTAAAACCCTTTGCTTTCAGCAAAACCCAAAATTCAGTCGACTTGTCGCATCATAGGATTTTGGCCACCCTCTCAAAATCCCCATCATTGCCTCTTAGGGTAAGTACTAAGACGGTCTAATCTTTGATTTCAGAGAAAGCGGTGAATATTAATTGCTATGTTCCAAGACAGCTATCTTTAAGTGACATTCACCAATCGGGAATAAAAAGGCTATAATTtatgttttgttattattatctaCTTCCAGTTTAAGATATCAACATTTCAGTAACTTTCTCGAAAAAAAATACACATGTTTCTGGAAACTTTAAATTTTGTTCTGACGGCCACGTTGTATGCACAGTGTGTATTAATAAAAAATTCAGTTACTTGAGCAAATCCTACAAAATGCAACGCGGAGTAAAGTTACCAAaaacattttgcattttgagagtAACCAGTTAGCTTTACACTCTGGGTGAAAGTATGAAATTAGACTGGCGACGTGTAATTTGGAAATCTCGAGATGATAATTCCTCTCAATCTTAGATGCtgaccaagagccataatggccctTGATGCTGACTTAATGACTCCGCATTCATTTTATTCAAGATTTTACATCATTTGCAAAATTactaactgttttttttaacaattttacaAGAATATCGGTCAAATTCCATAGTTATGTTTAACTTGATGGGCACTTTACACAGGTGAGACACCTCGTTATAGTCTCGAAAAATGGGGGATGAAACGAAAACGTCCTATGAAAAGCCGTTCAAGACCATGCGTTTGGATCGTACTTCTTTAGCCTTCGCGATACTCTTGGTACTAACAGGCATTGTGAAAACAAGTCTCGCTGAAAACAAGGTCATGGGCGAACAAAGAGCCGTACAACAACAAATGGACACTAATGATACTAATATGAAAGATATGATGAAGCGATTGAAAATGTTAGAAATGAGGTAAATTATAATCTGATGCAAGAGATTTGTATTGCTTTACTTTCCGGAAGCTGGGAGAATTAATTCTAGATACATGATCAATATCTACACAGAAATCAGAGTATTAACATGTCATTAATTTTGCATTGGCTTAGAAGTTCAGGCTAGTGTACTGAGAAAATTGAGACATTTTCCAACAAAATCTcaacaaatataaaaacaaaaagacaagTAGTTAAGCTACAAATTTTCTTGACAATTTGGAAGAATTTATAAATTTGGGGTGCGATGACAGCTGAAATGTTCATATCGAAGGAATTAATCAGTAAAGTGTTTAGTCTAACTGACAAAGCTTTATCACATCTTTTTTGCGTTTGATTTCATCAGATTattcaagtgttaaaaaaatatttcacttgttcgcGCCGTGCCGAAAAATGCAGTTCCTTGTTACGAGGTCAGCAGTAAATTTGGGGAGTTATCACTATCTATCATCGGGTGAAGTAGGGAAAACaggaaataagaaaatatatattgttGAATGGGTAGAGGGACTGTGTCAAAAGTGTTGGTTAACATTAATTTCTGGACACTATGCACTGCAAACCGGTAGGTCTGGTAATTACCAGGAGTATAGTATCCGAAGAACTCGGTATGACCATACGGTTTAAGATTAAGTCAAAGTATGACAAGAAACCAActtaattgtacataaatttttgTTATACAAAGCTGTATTTGATAAGCACTAAATCCTTCACGGTTATTAGAACGAGGGAAAGGGATCCCATTCTGTAATTGGTTTGTCTGAGGAGAATATCTTGTCGTGGCTTGACTGTCAAAGCTCAAAACTAAAATTTTTGTAATTCTCTGCCTTCTTTTGTGTACTGTCATATGGTATATAGTCAATAGGGGTTGTCTGTATTTAGTAGTTCGTTGATTCGTCGAGCAGAAACAGTTGAAATTGACGACAGTGGTAGAATTAGGACCAAAAACCATCATGGCACAAAAAAGCTTGAAATTCAACAGTTAAAGCGTCTTTATTAACTCCTCAGAATGCTACAAACTGGATTCCTCAGCAAATACATGAGCGGGACTTGTACCCCGCTCCCCTTCAAGACTTATAATAGTTAACAAAAGTCAGTTAATTCCGCTTAAATTTTCAGGTCGAGATGGTAGAGATGGATTACCCGGACCTCCTGATCCACCTGGGAAACCAGGCCCTGCCGGTTAGTTTACTTTGCAATTGATTGAACATCAAACTTTGCCATTTGTGCAATGATTATAACAAAGTGTGCTCAGCCTCATTAGATAACAAAACATTGTGACCTCAAAGCCGTCTGTGTCGTGATAAAATAagtatgaaaagaaaaaaataaattcaacaaGAGGGTCTTAATGgagttaaccgataggcgtaaaacggcaaaaaatttagtcgatagccgtaaaaattgaaaaattttaaccgttagccgtaaatagggtaaaaaaaagttaaccgtaaaagaaattgttccctagatttgctacttttaaggaaggtaatAAACTCACtcatggttgcgttttttatttcgcgGCTAGTTtggctccgtacgcacgttaggtaaTGCGCCTTTTAGGTGAAGACCAAGACCCATTTTCATTTCGGCCGCTCTCTCAgggaacttatttttttttctataacgaaagtgtggcttcttgctggggattaatatttgcgattgtcaggaggtcgtgcccttgaaacactagtgaaacaacacgaaggatctcactgtttgtaaaacacgttgccgataaacaacatttccctgtttttctctgacgctacagTAGACATTGCTATGCCTAGTCCccgtacggcgtcttcccacgcaatttcggtcaaggcatttcggtggcgaactcgctcagaccacgtgacccgaaacgcattagccgcgcgaaataatAAGGCCTACGAACAAGGCAAAACGGCTGACAatggttccgtacagtccttcgctaccattaaaaacactggacacgggaattttgttattggccgttttcacactagagctagaaacggattatctgtctgagactagcctgtgtacagtcgccctcttcccgacagacaccccgtctccgattttttttctgaggggaagggggCGGTTGTTGTACACAAgttatctggaacggataatcccgtcttcaaactgtctgtcgaagttgaaggataaagtcaggcggattgttcatgcaaaattaagactattccattttcaaattaagacgtattacctatctgacgcgaatcatcaaacggataacccgtctccagcgtctcacacgaataatccgtctttagtgtgaaaacggccatttctgttctaatgaatgtcgcgccccggccttgagttaggcgttcgcgtgtgtgctttgctttttcacaaagattacttttaaattgactattgacatttttatgtgtaaaataatattagaagtggatactttataaaaagtatgatatatcaaatgttaaaatttttcaaaagaatagcttatttcatatcccgagatgatcctaagacctttattttgctttaaaggtacaaaaaatacaggctaattaatatttaactttttgaaacaaaagaagttaatttgtaacttttttgttaaccgtaactgaaaaaaattagccgatagccgtaaaagagccaaaattttagccgataaccgtcaatgccaccaccccattgagaccctccaaCAACAATAACCATAACAAGATATATTTGTTCTAGACATCATAAATAAGTTATAAATATAGATAAATAAGACAGCATCTGGGAACCTAAAGTAACTCAAACTAAACAAATCTGGGGACAACAAATTAGCAAACATGACAATCAGAGGAGGCTTTAACGGAAAGTATCTCAATTATAAATATAGAGACTTTAGGGTAGAGAccacaggaaaaaagaaatcatactTGAATTAGCCCCTGCGGATGCTGTTCCTTTACCTTTTACCTCCTTCTTAATACTGAGTTCAAGATGATAGTTATGCTTATTTAAATGCTAAAGAACCCTTCAAACGTCCTTTTATCCTCCAGGAAGGGACGGCAGAGACGGAAGAGAGGGTCCTCCGGGACCTCGAGGAGTCTCGGGACCAAAAGGTGTGATCTATTGTTGTATAGAGCTACCCGAGGTCTGGAAATTCCGATGCCGTCAGACTTAAATATTAGACAATGAAAAATCTCGAGAAGGCAGGGGGAGTTGGAGAGACCAAAATTGTCTGGCGGCCTTTTCCCCAGTTCAAGCTAGAAGTCAATGATATTTTCAGTATCCTCAAAATTTAACTTTCCAGACATTTCAATTTCGTTTGACTAAGGACTTTTGTCTCTACTAAATTTAGGTTAAATTCTAGTCAGACGGGTGATTCGCTTTGGCTCCTGCTAGCAACGATGTGATATGAAAAAAATCCCTCAAGTATTATACTTCGTGTTCCTTAGGACCAGTTGGTGACACTGGAAGTGTTGTGTTGGCCCTCGGGGTCCTCGCGGACCGAAAGGAGAGAAGGGAAAGGGTCTGTCTGGCGTGAAACACGTTCGCTGGGGAAAAACCAACTGCTCTGGAGATGCTTCGTTGGTGTACAGTGGTAAGGGTTCACGATTACACACCGTATCTATTGTTTTAATCTCTTGTTCTAATCTAATTGACTAAATTATTTATTCGAACATACCTAGGTTACCATTAATTTTACCCTTACATGAAGTTGAAAATATCACAAACAAACCAAACCTGAGCTGCCACAACTAGCCGTCAGCAAGTTTTTCCGTAATGGTGAACTACTGTTGGGTAATTAGGACTTGTATTTAATAATTTGACACAGTCAGAATTTATAACAGATTCTGATAAAGAGTCAGTTGATACTTTCCTCCACTTTATAGTCAGTAATCAGCGCCGTGGCTCGAGTGAAACCAACGATAAATCAGTAAATCAGTAATCGTGAAAAGTACTATAATTGCTGCTTTTTCAAGAGGGAGTTTATGCAACAACGGCGGTGACGTCagcgagaacggcaaaaaagaaaaggtttatattaacaaaacaacaactctcaCGTGCATCACGCTAGTTGTACATTTCTCTTCCGCTCTTACATATCAAATTCCCACGTGAAGAGTTTTTGTAGCAGAGTTAGCTGTTATTGTCTTGACCAGCTTTTTGTCTAATTTCTAATTTCCACTTTGGATCTACGGCTGGGGAGTTTTACACTCACAATGGAGGCGCAGCGAACTACCTTTGCCTTCCAAAGACCCCAAAGTACGATCAGTACAAGGACGGCGTTCAGTACGGAGGATTGGTATATGGCACTGAGTACCAACTGTCGTTTAATCCTTTTGACAAAAATCTCCAAGACCACAATGCGCTTTGTGCCGTCTGCTATGTCGACTCACGTGGCGCAATGCTGATGATGCCCGCTCGGAATGACTGTCCATCTGGATGGACCGAGGAGTATCATGGGTATCTGATGACTTCTCACTACACCCACAAAAACCAGAAAAAATTCCTCTGTGTTGATAGAAATCCGGAGTTCATCCCTAGCACCCAGGCAAACACAAATGGCCCCTTGATGTACTTTGTCGAATGCACATGTGGAGGAAATTTGCCGTGTGGTCCATATGTTTCAGGTCGAGAGTTGACTTGCGCGGTTTGCACCAAGTGAGAGGAGAAAGAATGGCCCTCATTGTATTTCAACACGAgcattgggaaaaaaaaaaaaaaaaaaaaagctgttaaTTTGAGGAAGTAGTTCAGATGCTGTAGACATATAATGAAGCTCATTTCCATTTGCTTCAATCGGTAGACACATGCAAATGCAGCACAATTAATGCATGTAACACACTGAAATAAAGGTAACATGAAAGCATTGAAAATTTTTCACCGTCTCttttttaattagttaatttaagCGTTCTGTCCGGCGTCAGGCGTCCGGCGACCTAGGGAATTCTAGTTTGTAACTGCACTAATGATCCAAATTCACAGCAATTTCGGTTCTTCGTGTTCACATTGTCCGCGTTTATTTTAGATGTAGAGCACATCCAATATAAGTAGTTAGTCTGAAATTTTATCGGTCAGTCTTCGCCCtaccccctctcccctcccccccccccccccatacggGCCGCCCGTTGGGAGGTGAGGGAAGGGAcgaatgacatttcagactactaCGAGTTGGTTATAGCCAACTTATTGCTGCCTCGTTGGCTTAGTGCGCTGGAGGAATAATTGCTGTTCATGGAGCTACTGGGAAACAGCTGGATCATTccctaaaaggaaaaaacacgTAAATAATGTAAAAACAGCAGCTAAAGACTCCAGGATCGCCAATCATGCTTGGTCCCACAACCATGATATTGATTTTGACAACACCTTCATCATTGACAAAGGCAATTATA encodes:
- the LOC140926078 gene encoding uncharacterized protein is translated as MLRTASRGFVCDVLCHFRSQSEQSQRELIVDLVVDDGAKIGDGEKRTLLHRQRKSSKNNVMVSLSEVQKRLRAIEERKALALFAGPKGVKGTQGAKGDKGQAAGSGVKYVRWGKTSCPNGAQIVYKGYMGGDYYTHTGGGTNHLCLPKVPKYDQYKDGYQDHGGFVFGTEYKLSFKKNLHNHDAPCAVCYVESCGSMPMMLARNDRPSGWSKEYHGACIGSVKFYTLNGEDVRPNFSSFSNKRPSGRDGRDGLPGPPDPPGKPGPAGRDGRDGREGPPGPRGVSGPKAFCLISNFHFGSTAGEFYTHNGGAANYLCLPKTPKYDQYKDGVQYGGLVYGTEYQLSFNPFDKNLQDHNALCAVCYVDSRGAMLMMPARNDCPSGWTEEYHGYLMTSHYTHKNQKKFLCVDRNPEFIPSTQANTNGPLMYFVECTCGGNLPCGPYVSGRELTCAVCTK